A genomic window from Rhodococcus sp. KBS0724 includes:
- a CDS encoding aminotransferase class V-fold PLP-dependent enzyme: MTVSDTNSFLGNTAILGNTAIEKRSAEVLERLRSLREQDAPTHGGRVLSYVYDSGLATLDQLATDAAQLVQPVNGLDPTVFPSTAVMERELVGFVRGFLHGDGDVVGNVTSGGTESCVLAVKAARDLRGLPPGQGSIVLPTTAHAAFHKAAHLLGLELVLVAVDPESGRVRAADIASALRGDTVLIVASAPSYPFAALDPIAEIAEIARTQSVPFHVDACIGGFALPWWGELPAWDFQVPGVTSISADVHKYGYSPKGASVLLYRGRDLHRKQYFGLTGWPGYPVVNPTLMGSKSVAALAGAWSITQVLGESGYADLVARAHRATASLVDTVAGIDGLRVVGTPVGPLFAVAADAGVPQDRQVDPHRWATAVGVRGFVLQGQPASTQPDGTALPRTTHLTITPVTDSVLSELTSALELGADDVRGLPAAGPPPALAELAGAFERGDVSVDDVRALPSAAVAAALVSAGLDPKGEGDSPLDMAAVLAAVESLPREVTTRLLVEFLAGLVEP, from the coding sequence ATGACCGTCAGTGACACCAACTCTTTTCTTGGTAATACTGCGATTCTTGGTAATACTGCGATCGAGAAACGGTCCGCGGAGGTGCTTGAGAGACTCCGCAGCCTGCGTGAACAGGACGCTCCGACGCATGGTGGTCGAGTTCTGTCCTACGTGTACGACAGCGGACTGGCCACACTTGATCAGTTGGCCACGGACGCAGCGCAATTAGTGCAACCCGTCAACGGGCTTGATCCCACGGTGTTTCCGTCCACTGCGGTGATGGAACGCGAACTTGTCGGGTTTGTGCGCGGATTCCTGCACGGAGACGGTGACGTGGTCGGCAACGTCACCAGCGGCGGGACCGAAAGTTGTGTGCTGGCAGTCAAAGCTGCTCGCGACCTGCGTGGCCTTCCGCCGGGGCAGGGGTCGATCGTCCTACCGACGACTGCTCATGCAGCCTTCCACAAGGCGGCGCACCTACTCGGTCTCGAACTGGTCTTGGTGGCCGTCGATCCCGAATCCGGTCGGGTGCGCGCCGCCGACATAGCGTCAGCGTTGCGAGGTGACACGGTGCTGATCGTGGCGTCAGCACCGAGCTATCCGTTTGCTGCACTCGACCCGATCGCCGAGATAGCGGAAATTGCTCGCACACAGTCTGTTCCATTTCACGTCGATGCCTGCATCGGAGGGTTTGCTCTGCCGTGGTGGGGTGAGCTTCCGGCCTGGGACTTCCAGGTTCCCGGTGTCACCAGCATCTCGGCCGACGTACATAAGTACGGCTACTCGCCAAAGGGAGCGTCGGTTCTTCTGTACCGGGGGCGCGATCTGCACCGCAAGCAGTACTTCGGTCTCACCGGGTGGCCCGGATATCCCGTGGTCAACCCGACCTTGATGGGTTCGAAATCCGTTGCAGCCCTGGCCGGAGCCTGGTCCATCACCCAAGTGCTCGGCGAATCGGGCTACGCAGACCTGGTAGCGCGCGCCCACCGAGCGACTGCCTCCCTCGTGGACACCGTTGCCGGCATCGACGGGTTACGCGTCGTCGGAACTCCAGTCGGCCCACTGTTCGCGGTAGCAGCGGATGCGGGAGTGCCGCAGGATCGGCAGGTCGATCCGCATCGCTGGGCCACCGCCGTCGGCGTTCGAGGGTTTGTGCTCCAGGGGCAACCTGCGTCGACGCAACCCGACGGCACTGCCTTGCCTCGAACCACGCATCTCACGATCACGCCCGTCACGGACAGTGTCCTGAGCGAGCTGACCAGTGCATTGGAATTGGGCGCCGATGATGTTCGGGGCCTACCCGCGGCCGGGCCGCCGCCCGCACTGGCGGAGCTGGCCGGCGCATTCGAGCGTGGCGATGTGAGCGTCGACGATGTTCGGGCATTGCCCAGTGCGGCTGTTGCGGCTGCGCTCGTGTCGGCGGGGCTGGATCCGAAGGGCGAAGGCGACTCGCCCCTCGACATGGCTGCGGTTCTCGCCGCTGTTGAGTCCTTGCCCCGCGAGGTCACTACGCGTCTGCTGGTGGAATTCCTGGCTGGGCTCGTGGAACCCTGA
- a CDS encoding cyclopropane-fatty-acyl-phospholipid synthase family protein, producing the protein MSGAATKILTVFEELVGIELPIHVRCWDGSEAGPADAQARVFFRNRRALRRVLYSPNELGLARAYVSGDLDVDGDIFALLDVPDLISRIGEHRLAGMSARTIARSVMTFAGLGALGLPPAPPEIEMRAKRGKRHSKSRDSATVSHHYDVGNRFYELFLGPSMVYSCGYWPDGTVSLEDAQREKLDLICRKLELKPGMRLLDVGCGWGSMALHAAQNYGVDVVGVSLSREQVEYAKARVADAGLTDRIDVRVQDYRDVDDGPYDAISSIGMSEHVGLANLPIYTAHLYELLKPEGRFLNHAIASVKSLPDKVVDAPGFIDRYIFPDGEILPLSKTVDALERSGFETRDSDALREHYALTLRAWVANLRENWDAAVAEVGDARVRTWLLYLAASALGFEVAHRLTIHQVLAVKPGERGSSGMPRSRRDWYC; encoded by the coding sequence GTGAGCGGTGCCGCAACCAAGATTCTGACGGTGTTCGAGGAACTGGTAGGGATTGAACTCCCGATTCATGTGCGCTGTTGGGACGGGTCGGAGGCCGGACCCGCCGACGCGCAGGCTCGGGTCTTTTTCCGGAACCGGCGAGCGCTGCGCAGAGTTCTCTACTCGCCGAATGAATTGGGTTTGGCGCGGGCGTATGTCTCCGGAGACTTGGACGTCGACGGCGATATCTTTGCCCTGCTGGATGTTCCGGACCTGATTTCGCGGATTGGCGAGCATCGCCTGGCCGGGATGTCGGCACGTACGATTGCCCGGTCGGTGATGACGTTTGCCGGCCTGGGAGCGCTCGGGCTTCCGCCGGCGCCGCCGGAGATCGAGATGCGGGCCAAACGTGGCAAGCGGCACAGCAAGTCTCGCGATTCGGCGACTGTCTCTCATCACTACGACGTCGGAAACCGTTTCTACGAACTGTTTCTCGGTCCGAGCATGGTGTATTCGTGTGGGTACTGGCCGGACGGAACGGTGTCGCTCGAGGATGCGCAGCGCGAGAAACTTGATCTGATCTGTCGGAAGCTGGAGTTGAAGCCGGGAATGCGCCTTCTCGATGTCGGGTGCGGGTGGGGATCGATGGCACTGCATGCGGCGCAGAACTACGGCGTCGACGTTGTCGGTGTTTCACTCAGCCGCGAACAGGTGGAGTACGCCAAGGCCCGGGTTGCAGACGCCGGGTTGACGGACCGTATCGATGTTCGCGTGCAGGATTACCGCGATGTGGATGACGGCCCGTACGACGCTATTTCGAGTATCGGTATGTCGGAGCACGTGGGTTTGGCGAATTTGCCGATCTATACGGCCCATCTGTACGAGTTGCTGAAGCCGGAGGGACGCTTTCTCAATCACGCCATTGCTTCGGTGAAATCGTTGCCGGACAAAGTTGTGGACGCGCCTGGTTTCATCGACAGATACATCTTCCCGGACGGCGAGATTCTCCCGTTGAGTAAAACGGTTGACGCTCTGGAGCGTTCAGGCTTCGAGACTCGGGATAGTGATGCGTTGCGCGAACACTATGCGCTGACACTGCGTGCGTGGGTGGCGAATCTGCGCGAGAACTGGGACGCCGCTGTTGCTGAGGTCGGCGACGCGCGAGTCCGCACGTGGTTGTTGTACCTTGCGGCCAGCGCTCTCGGCTTCGAGGTGGCGCATCGACTGACCATTCATCAGGTGCTGGCGGTGAAACCCGGTGAACGAGGATCAAGTGGTATGCCGCGATCGCGACGCGACTGGTATTGCTGA